From Humibacter ginsenosidimutans, a single genomic window includes:
- a CDS encoding TMEM175 family protein, with amino-acid sequence MRTERGLDRLVFFTDAVSAIAITLLILPLVDSASVAVTAHHSVERFIGDNLGQLFGFVLSFAVIARMWAVHHSLFEHVAAYSRTLFILSLFWALTIVFLPLPTEMLQFPTSTITVVWYIGTMLLSSIALLLIAVTVRRHPEISPEDNPMQARGVFGISVNAIAFLVALIVGVAVPVINFYALLLVLLASPAMLIYDRVMARRA; translated from the coding sequence ATGCGAACCGAGCGAGGGCTGGATCGTCTCGTCTTCTTCACGGATGCCGTGTCGGCCATCGCGATCACCCTGCTGATCCTGCCGCTGGTCGATTCCGCCTCGGTCGCGGTGACGGCTCACCACAGCGTCGAACGCTTCATCGGCGACAACCTCGGGCAGCTCTTCGGATTCGTGCTGAGCTTCGCGGTGATCGCCAGGATGTGGGCGGTGCACCACTCCCTGTTCGAGCACGTCGCCGCCTACAGCCGAACGCTGTTCATCCTCAGTCTGTTCTGGGCGCTGACCATCGTGTTCCTGCCGCTGCCGACCGAGATGCTGCAGTTTCCCACCAGCACGATCACGGTGGTGTGGTACATCGGCACCATGCTCCTGAGCAGCATCGCGCTGCTCCTGATCGCCGTCACGGTCAGACGACATCCGGAGATCTCCCCCGAAGACAATCCGATGCAGGCCCGCGGCGTCTTCGGCATCAGCGTCAACGCCATTGCGTTCCTGGTGGCCCTCATCGTCGGCGTGGCCGTGCCCGTCATCAACTTCTACGCGCTGCTCCTGGTGCTCCTGGCCAGCCCCGCAATGCTGATCTACGACCGCGTCATGGCGCGACGGGCGTGA
- a CDS encoding PH domain-containing protein, with protein sequence MTKVDPRTAKHLISDQGEVVIDEVRKHWAAMVGPMFELIAGVIVMLLALLVPVVWWLPVLIGLVLFVHAGWHILARRRDHFVITNMRVFRIHGILSEQVATMPLARILDISVYKPFIGRIFGYGHFVFESAAQAQGLREIRFVGAPDERGLTIQRVIQRAGLRGYADRWNEAAAGMPDGGQYQQPASHPVQTPSRSASTRPARAHSDPDATVVLPWLDPAAHFDPTDRFDPTDTYDPDPDFDPTDTYDPDPDFDPDDTATDPIDIQKP encoded by the coding sequence ATGACGAAGGTCGATCCGCGCACCGCCAAGCACCTCATCTCCGACCAGGGAGAGGTGGTCATCGACGAGGTGCGCAAGCACTGGGCCGCGATGGTCGGCCCGATGTTCGAGCTGATCGCCGGAGTCATCGTCATGCTCCTCGCCCTGCTCGTGCCCGTCGTGTGGTGGCTGCCGGTGCTCATCGGGCTCGTGCTCTTCGTGCACGCGGGATGGCACATCCTCGCCCGCAGGCGCGACCACTTCGTCATCACGAACATGCGCGTGTTCCGCATTCACGGCATCCTCTCCGAGCAGGTCGCCACAATGCCGCTCGCCCGTATTCTCGACATCTCGGTGTACAAGCCGTTCATCGGGCGCATCTTCGGCTACGGGCACTTCGTCTTCGAATCGGCGGCGCAGGCGCAGGGGCTTCGCGAGATCCGCTTCGTCGGCGCGCCCGACGAGCGCGGCCTCACCATTCAGCGCGTCATCCAGCGCGCGGGTCTGCGCGGGTATGCCGACCGCTGGAACGAGGCTGCCGCAGGGATGCCGGACGGCGGCCAATACCAGCAACCGGCCTCGCATCCGGTGCAGACGCCGTCACGGTCCGCGTCGACGCGGCCTGCGCGGGCGCACAGCGACCCTGACGCCACGGTGGTGCTGCCCTGGCTCGACCCGGCGGCGCACTTCGACCCGACCGACCGGTTCGATCCGACTGACACGTACGACCCCGACCCCGACTTCGATCCGACTGACACGTACGACCCCGACCCCGACTTCGATCCGGACGACACCGCCACCGACCCGATCGACATCCAGAAGCCATAA
- a CDS encoding OmpA family protein codes for MRSSLRFIAPAAAAALVALALTGCSSSGSTGACSQADKRNLGVVAGSTANEPAMQLPASASNQLEATGKSNGSVTIVVPSGTPQARGTTLLGSTANDAIVCTSDQRNKLTQVTDYIDALQASTPEVDFLDAIDLAARNLGAHSMGVLVVGNGLQTVDPLDFAVKGLLTAEPKQVASDLQSKGELPKNLKGVTVYWSGLGDVAGAQAPLTISARSNLEGIWSAIISAAGGTLSVLPEPASGAAASGLPSVTPVPVPAEATKTDWSHPIVVRDSDLLFVKNTATFSDPATAKKVLADLVPSIEQNGQTVTITGTASKDQATSNAADLVLSKQRADAVEQALVSLGVPASLLVTAGVGHEWCGFKSETDASGAYSDALAEQNRTVILTSPGVALCG; via the coding sequence GTGAGGTCTTCTCTCCGCTTCATCGCACCGGCCGCCGCAGCCGCGCTCGTCGCGCTCGCACTCACCGGCTGCTCATCGTCAGGCTCGACCGGCGCGTGCAGCCAGGCGGACAAGCGCAACCTGGGCGTCGTGGCCGGCAGCACCGCGAACGAGCCGGCGATGCAGCTGCCCGCGTCAGCGTCGAACCAGCTGGAGGCGACGGGCAAGAGCAACGGCAGCGTCACGATCGTGGTGCCGTCCGGCACACCGCAGGCCCGCGGCACCACGCTGCTGGGATCGACGGCCAACGATGCGATCGTGTGCACGAGCGACCAACGCAACAAGCTCACCCAGGTGACGGACTACATCGACGCGTTGCAGGCATCCACGCCCGAGGTCGACTTTCTGGATGCCATCGACCTCGCCGCCCGCAACCTCGGCGCGCACTCGATGGGCGTGCTGGTCGTCGGCAACGGTCTGCAGACGGTCGACCCGTTGGACTTCGCGGTGAAGGGACTGCTCACGGCCGAGCCGAAGCAGGTGGCGAGCGATCTGCAGTCCAAGGGCGAGCTGCCGAAGAATCTCAAGGGCGTCACCGTGTACTGGTCCGGACTCGGCGATGTGGCCGGCGCGCAGGCGCCGCTGACCATCTCGGCGCGCAGCAATCTCGAGGGGATCTGGAGCGCCATCATCTCCGCCGCAGGCGGCACGTTGTCGGTGCTGCCGGAGCCGGCATCCGGTGCGGCGGCCTCCGGCCTGCCCAGCGTGACGCCGGTGCCCGTTCCGGCAGAGGCGACGAAGACCGATTGGTCGCACCCGATCGTGGTGCGCGACAGCGACCTGTTGTTCGTGAAGAACACCGCGACGTTCTCCGACCCGGCGACGGCGAAGAAGGTGCTCGCCGACCTCGTGCCGTCGATCGAGCAGAACGGTCAGACCGTGACCATCACCGGCACGGCGTCGAAAGACCAGGCCACGAGCAACGCGGCAGATTTGGTGCTCTCGAAGCAGCGAGCGGATGCCGTCGAGCAGGCCCTCGTGTCGCTCGGCGTGCCTGCGTCGCTGCTGGTGACCGCGGGGGTCGGCCACGAGTGGTGCGGCTTCAAGTCGGAGACGGATGCCTCTGGCGCGTACTCCGACGCGCTCGCCGAGCAGAACCGCACGGTGATCCTCACCTCGCCCGGCGTCGCGCTCTGCGGGTGA
- a CDS encoding serine hydrolase domain-containing protein, producing MSRRGGRARRFAALVVGVAALLTASMGLAGCTQPASTPTHSQATVTLPSAEADAVKAAVTDAMKQAGASGAIVGVWAPWAGNYTAGLGTTTTKGSTPVSVDMPWRIGSVTKPMTCTVLLSLVQQGKVRLNDQVSKYLPRMVGIDDLTLGQLCQNTSGLGDYQPALAQQLTDNPLRTYVPLELVSNGMGQPRTAAPGVQWAYSNTGYILLGMALQAATGENWETLYRNEVFNPLGMSSSSLPSTAALAGSALHGYATSLDEVTGAPTCGTVLDDTEVAPSATWTASGVVSTLSDLKTFAQSFATASLLKGDAQKAAWKTVPLGTNVASWQRYGMGGLELGPMRGHDGAVPGFITAMLSDPTSGLTVIVMLNNSTSGAAYAQALAMELTSMATTFKASAGEKAPTITLPWTADDAKASLASLATCPPKDSTPSAPAPTSTPAPSTTAAYRPIPSN from the coding sequence ATGTCACGACGTGGGGGACGCGCGCGTCGATTCGCGGCGCTGGTGGTCGGCGTCGCGGCGCTGCTGACGGCATCCATGGGGCTTGCCGGATGCACGCAGCCGGCCTCGACCCCCACCCACTCGCAGGCGACGGTGACGCTTCCGTCGGCGGAGGCCGACGCGGTGAAGGCCGCGGTGACCGACGCGATGAAGCAGGCGGGGGCATCCGGTGCGATCGTAGGCGTGTGGGCACCGTGGGCCGGCAATTACACGGCCGGGCTCGGCACGACGACCACGAAGGGCTCCACTCCGGTGAGCGTCGACATGCCGTGGCGCATCGGATCGGTGACGAAGCCGATGACCTGCACGGTGCTGCTCTCGCTCGTGCAACAGGGCAAGGTGCGGCTGAACGACCAGGTCTCCAAGTATCTGCCACGCATGGTCGGCATCGACGACCTGACGCTCGGACAGCTCTGCCAGAACACGTCCGGCCTCGGCGACTACCAGCCGGCGCTCGCTCAGCAGCTCACCGACAATCCGCTGCGCACCTACGTGCCGCTCGAGCTGGTCTCCAACGGGATGGGTCAGCCACGCACGGCTGCGCCCGGCGTGCAATGGGCGTATTCCAACACGGGATACATCCTGCTGGGCATGGCCCTGCAGGCTGCGACCGGTGAGAACTGGGAGACTCTGTACCGCAACGAGGTGTTCAACCCGTTGGGCATGTCATCGTCGAGCCTGCCGAGCACGGCAGCCCTTGCCGGGTCCGCGCTGCACGGCTACGCGACGTCGCTCGACGAGGTGACGGGCGCTCCGACCTGCGGCACGGTGCTCGATGACACAGAGGTCGCTCCGAGCGCGACGTGGACGGCGAGTGGCGTGGTCTCGACCTTGAGCGATCTCAAGACGTTCGCACAGTCGTTCGCGACGGCATCCCTGTTGAAGGGCGACGCGCAGAAGGCTGCGTGGAAGACCGTGCCGCTCGGCACGAATGTCGCGTCGTGGCAGCGCTACGGCATGGGCGGCCTCGAACTCGGCCCGATGCGCGGACACGACGGCGCGGTGCCGGGGTTCATCACCGCCATGCTGAGCGACCCGACCTCCGGCCTCACCGTGATCGTCATGCTCAACAACTCCACGTCGGGTGCTGCCTACGCTCAGGCGCTCGCCATGGAGCTCACCTCCATGGCGACGACCTTCAAAGCGTCGGCGGGCGAGAAGGCGCCGACCATCACGCTGCCGTGGACGGCCGACGACGCCAAGGCGTCGCTCGCCTCACTGGCGACGTGCCCGCCGAAGGACTCCACTCCGTCGGCTCCGGCTCCCACGTCCACGCCGGCGCCGAGCACGACCGCGGCCTACCGCCCGATCCCGTCGAACTGA
- a CDS encoding cation-translocating P-type ATPase, which translates to MIDAAGATTGLTSADVAERVAAGRTNAYTDATSRSAWSIVRANVFTLFNGIIVACFAVLLLLGRWQDALFGLSAIANTIIGSVQEFRAKAALDKLALLHAPTARVLRDGELREVTLGDVVMDDILVLRAGDQIAADGVVLQSSRLQADESMLTGESDAVDKQPDDEVLSGSIVVGGEGVVRVNQVGADSFANKLASEAKRFSLVSSELRRSVDKVLKFQAWIIGPVALLVANAQMWVFGGWSHAIQTGEWRQAAVNAIAAVIAMIPLGLVLMTSIAFAVGAVKLAARQVLVQELPAVEGLARVDVICLDKTGTLTEGEIVFDEAHPSTGEPPKGWRDALAWYGAEPDANATARCLAAEYPAGDALTPAARIPFSSARKWSAVCFGNAANGDGAAPGTWVLGGPEMVFKDEAHAALREKAVRLAASGRRTLVLGHSPRALDGAEVDDETLPVQLTPVTLLTFRESVRPDAEETLGFFASQGVDVKIISGDNPQTVAAIAREVGLDAPTGFDARELPDDQQALTAALEQHTVFGRVTPTQKKAFVQALQAGGHTVAMTGDGVNDALAIKEADIGIAMESGSAATKAVARIVLLDGKFEHLPGVVAEGRQVIANIERVSMLFLTKTAYATVLAIVFGISIMQFPFLPRQLSVIDGLTIGIPAFFLALMPNVRRYIPGFLRRSLSFAIPAGVIVGLVLWWYSWAAVSVGIQQEELRTGATLILTIVGLWVLVVLSRPIDGWKIVIIGAMMIGLILVYAVPLARTFLGLVDVTFTDTLLVIGLSIVSIAGIEVVRFVHRRYVRRHGGRGDY; encoded by the coding sequence ATGATCGACGCAGCCGGCGCGACCACCGGCCTCACCTCGGCCGACGTCGCGGAGCGTGTGGCCGCAGGGCGCACCAACGCCTACACCGACGCGACGAGCCGCTCGGCCTGGAGCATCGTGCGGGCCAACGTCTTCACGTTGTTCAACGGCATCATCGTCGCCTGCTTCGCCGTGCTCCTGCTGCTCGGCCGGTGGCAGGATGCCCTGTTCGGCCTGAGCGCGATCGCCAACACCATCATCGGCTCGGTTCAGGAGTTCCGCGCCAAGGCCGCCCTCGACAAGCTCGCCCTGCTGCACGCGCCGACGGCTCGCGTGCTGCGCGACGGGGAACTGCGCGAGGTGACGCTCGGCGATGTGGTGATGGACGACATCCTCGTGCTGCGCGCAGGCGACCAGATCGCGGCGGACGGCGTCGTGCTGCAGTCGTCGCGCTTGCAGGCCGACGAGTCCATGCTCACCGGCGAGTCCGACGCGGTCGACAAGCAGCCGGACGACGAGGTGCTCAGCGGCTCGATCGTGGTGGGCGGCGAGGGCGTCGTGCGCGTCAACCAGGTGGGCGCCGACTCGTTCGCCAACAAGCTCGCCAGCGAGGCCAAGCGGTTCTCGCTGGTCTCCAGCGAACTGCGGCGTTCTGTCGACAAGGTGCTCAAGTTTCAGGCGTGGATCATCGGCCCCGTCGCGCTGCTCGTCGCGAACGCCCAGATGTGGGTCTTCGGGGGCTGGTCGCACGCCATCCAGACCGGCGAGTGGCGTCAGGCCGCGGTGAACGCGATCGCCGCGGTCATCGCGATGATCCCGCTCGGGCTCGTGCTCATGACGAGCATCGCGTTCGCGGTCGGCGCGGTGAAGCTCGCCGCCCGCCAGGTGCTGGTACAGGAGCTGCCCGCCGTCGAGGGACTCGCCAGAGTCGACGTGATCTGCCTCGACAAGACGGGCACGCTCACCGAGGGCGAGATCGTGTTCGACGAGGCGCATCCCTCAACAGGCGAGCCGCCGAAGGGCTGGCGGGATGCCCTGGCCTGGTACGGCGCGGAGCCTGACGCGAACGCGACAGCGCGGTGCCTCGCAGCGGAGTATCCCGCCGGCGACGCTCTCACGCCGGCCGCGCGCATCCCGTTCTCCTCGGCCCGCAAGTGGAGCGCCGTGTGCTTCGGGAACGCCGCGAACGGCGACGGCGCGGCACCGGGAACATGGGTGCTCGGCGGGCCCGAGATGGTGTTCAAAGACGAGGCGCACGCGGCGCTGCGCGAGAAGGCGGTGCGGCTGGCGGCATCCGGTCGCCGCACTCTCGTGCTCGGGCACTCGCCGCGCGCGCTCGATGGAGCCGAGGTCGACGACGAGACGCTCCCCGTGCAGCTCACGCCCGTGACGTTGCTGACGTTCCGGGAGAGCGTGCGGCCCGATGCCGAGGAGACGCTCGGGTTCTTCGCCTCGCAGGGCGTCGACGTGAAGATCATCTCCGGCGACAACCCGCAGACCGTCGCCGCGATCGCGCGCGAGGTGGGCCTGGATGCCCCCACCGGCTTCGACGCCCGCGAGCTGCCCGACGACCAGCAGGCCCTCACGGCCGCCCTGGAACAGCACACCGTTTTCGGCCGCGTCACCCCCACCCAGAAGAAGGCCTTCGTGCAGGCGCTTCAGGCGGGCGGGCACACGGTGGCCATGACGGGGGACGGCGTCAACGACGCGCTCGCCATCAAAGAGGCCGACATCGGCATCGCGATGGAGTCCGGCTCCGCGGCGACCAAGGCGGTGGCGCGCATCGTGCTGCTCGACGGCAAGTTCGAGCACCTGCCCGGCGTCGTGGCCGAGGGCCGGCAGGTGATCGCCAACATCGAGCGCGTGTCGATGCTGTTCCTCACCAAGACGGCCTACGCCACGGTGCTGGCCATCGTGTTCGGCATCTCGATCATGCAGTTCCCGTTCCTGCCGCGGCAGCTCTCCGTGATCGACGGACTGACCATCGGCATCCCGGCGTTCTTCCTCGCGCTCATGCCGAACGTGCGGCGCTACATCCCCGGCTTCCTGCGCCGGTCGCTGAGCTTCGCCATCCCCGCCGGCGTGATCGTCGGCCTGGTGCTGTGGTGGTACTCGTGGGCGGCGGTGAGCGTGGGCATCCAGCAGGAGGAGCTGCGCACCGGGGCCACGCTCATCCTCACCATCGTGGGACTGTGGGTGCTCGTGGTGCTCTCACGGCCCATCGACGGCTGGAAGATCGTGATCATCGGCGCCATGATGATCGGCCTCATCCTCGTCTACGCCGTGCCGCTGGCACGCACTTTCCTGGGCCTCGTCGACGTGACGTTCACCGACACCCTGCTGGTGATCGGCCTCTCCATCGTGTCGATCGCCGGCATCGAAGTGGTGCGCTTCGTACACCGCAGATACGTGCGCAGGCACGGTGGCCGCGGGGACTACTGA
- a CDS encoding DinB family protein produces MPIVPETKSWTWVLERRCPECGFDASAIEYRDVPAMTRENADAWMPVLERADVSARPDDSTWSPLEYAAHVRDVYDVMAGRLRLLLEQDDPAFENWDQDATAIAGRYGEQDPAAVADELHTRAYALADAWAAVPDSALGRSGRRSDGSVFTVESLARYFIHDPVHHLWDVRG; encoded by the coding sequence ATGCCGATCGTTCCCGAGACCAAGAGCTGGACCTGGGTGCTCGAGCGCCGCTGCCCCGAATGCGGGTTCGACGCGAGCGCCATCGAGTACCGCGACGTCCCCGCCATGACGCGGGAGAACGCGGACGCATGGATGCCCGTGCTCGAGCGCGCAGACGTGAGCGCGCGTCCCGACGACAGCACCTGGTCGCCCCTCGAGTACGCCGCGCACGTGCGCGACGTCTACGACGTGATGGCGGGGCGGCTGCGCCTGCTCTTGGAGCAGGACGACCCCGCGTTCGAGAACTGGGACCAGGACGCGACGGCCATCGCGGGTCGGTACGGCGAGCAGGACCCCGCGGCGGTCGCCGACGAGCTGCACACCAGGGCCTACGCGCTGGCGGATGCCTGGGCCGCCGTTCCCGACTCGGCTCTCGGCCGAAGCGGCCGCCGCAGCGACGGCTCGGTGTTCACGGTCGAGTCGCTCGCCCGCTACTTCATCCACGATCCGGTGCACCACCTCTGGGACGTGCGCGGGTAG
- a CDS encoding TMEM175 family protein: MSVEGSGSHGETNGEEGMELSDDEVFYSSDRAKAFIDAVVAIAMTLLILPLLETITSTVEAHGEHKLNGAQWFHDNYPMIVNFLISFAVIAIFWINHHRMFAGVRRVTSVLLWINVAWLLTIVWLPVATAMTGVGSSGDPIIVVSYIGTMVLTSLAAFGQELFLRAHPRLHDIPPDRLARGLGASLSMCVLFGASLAIALLVPEIGYYALLLLFATSSLRGVFGRMFRPRR; encoded by the coding sequence GTGAGCGTAGAGGGCAGCGGGTCGCACGGAGAGACGAACGGCGAAGAAGGGATGGAACTCTCCGACGACGAGGTCTTCTATTCGTCGGACCGGGCCAAGGCGTTCATCGACGCCGTGGTGGCCATCGCGATGACCCTGCTCATCCTGCCGTTGCTCGAGACGATCACGAGCACCGTCGAGGCGCATGGCGAACACAAGCTGAACGGTGCTCAGTGGTTCCACGACAACTATCCGATGATCGTGAACTTTCTCATCAGCTTCGCGGTGATCGCCATCTTCTGGATCAATCACCACCGCATGTTCGCCGGCGTGCGCCGCGTGACGTCGGTGCTGCTGTGGATCAACGTGGCCTGGCTGCTGACGATCGTGTGGCTGCCGGTCGCCACCGCGATGACCGGCGTCGGCAGCTCGGGCGACCCGATCATCGTGGTCTCCTACATCGGCACGATGGTGCTCACCAGCCTGGCCGCGTTCGGCCAGGAACTCTTCCTGCGGGCACACCCGCGGCTGCACGACATTCCGCCCGACCGGCTTGCGCGCGGCCTCGGCGCCAGCCTCTCCATGTGCGTGCTGTTCGGCGCGAGCCTGGCCATAGCCCTTCTGGTGCCGGAGATCGGCTACTACGCGCTGCTCCTGCTCTTCGCGACCAGCTCGCTGCGCGGCGTCTTCGGCAGGATGTTCAGACCGAGACGGTGA
- a CDS encoding Gfo/Idh/MocA family protein, whose product MTVAIVGPGYIGAAHAAAWRATGIEVSHLISRRADAALADAPNARTVTDLAVALADPAVDIVTICTPTPTHRGFASAALRAGKHVLLEKPMALSVADAEAIAREAEASGLVLMVAHVVRFFPAYARVRAEVDGGAVGHPLHVRAERMIAPPQTPWWYDENLSGGVVVDVGIHDLDQANLLLGEPVEVRATAPDALGPVETTVRYADGGLAQVLSHARMPQSVPFATALQVTGDAGMVATRHIGGERVVNEFAVRGDGGSATGARVSDETHGDAEPYALQAAHFLECVASGTPSRVAPAGDAVLAVRTALAARDSLRGGGDWVRVVSAG is encoded by the coding sequence ATGACAGTCGCCATCGTCGGCCCCGGATACATCGGGGCGGCGCACGCCGCAGCGTGGCGTGCCACCGGCATCGAGGTCTCCCACCTCATCTCGCGACGCGCGGACGCCGCGCTCGCCGACGCTCCGAACGCCCGCACCGTGACCGACCTGGCCGTCGCGCTCGCGGACCCCGCCGTCGACATCGTGACCATCTGCACGCCGACGCCGACGCACCGCGGGTTCGCATCGGCGGCCCTGCGCGCGGGCAAGCACGTGCTGCTGGAGAAGCCGATGGCGCTGTCTGTCGCCGACGCGGAGGCGATCGCGCGGGAGGCGGAGGCGAGCGGGCTGGTGCTGATGGTGGCGCACGTCGTGCGGTTCTTCCCCGCGTACGCGCGAGTGCGTGCGGAGGTGGACGGGGGTGCCGTGGGGCATCCACTGCACGTGCGCGCCGAGCGGATGATCGCGCCTCCGCAGACGCCCTGGTGGTACGACGAGAACCTGTCGGGCGGGGTCGTCGTCGATGTGGGCATCCACGATCTCGACCAGGCGAACCTGCTGCTCGGCGAGCCCGTCGAGGTGCGAGCCACGGCACCGGATGCCCTCGGTCCGGTCGAGACGACCGTGCGGTACGCGGACGGCGGCCTCGCCCAAGTGCTGAGTCATGCGCGCATGCCGCAGTCCGTGCCGTTCGCCACGGCGTTGCAGGTGACCGGTGACGCCGGCATGGTCGCGACGCGGCACATCGGCGGAGAGCGGGTCGTGAACGAGTTCGCGGTGCGCGGGGACGGCGGAAGCGCGACGGGTGCACGTGTCTCAGACGAGACCCACGGGGATGCCGAACCGTACGCGCTGCAGGCGGCGCACTTTCTCGAGTGCGTGGCATCCGGCACGCCGTCGCGCGTGGCGCCTGCCGGGGACGCCGTGCTGGCCGTGCGCACGGCGCTGGCCGCGCGGGACTCGCTGCGCGGCGGTGGGGACTGGGTCCGGGTCGTTTCCGCCGGTTGA
- the dcd gene encoding dCTP deaminase → MLLSDRDITAELDAERIALEPYDPAMIQPSSIDVRLDRFFRMFDNHKYAFIDPAEDQPELTHLVEVDGDQPFILHPGEFALGSTFERVSLPDDIAARLEGKSSLGRLGLLTHSTAGFIDPGFTGHVTLELSNVATLPIKLWPGMKIGQMCFFRLSSPAEKPYGSAAYSSRYQGQRGPTASRSFLNFHRTDVSGTSVDEPAQDAPAVTP, encoded by the coding sequence GTGCTGCTCTCCGATCGCGACATCACGGCCGAACTCGACGCCGAGCGCATCGCGCTGGAGCCCTACGATCCGGCGATGATCCAGCCGTCGAGCATCGACGTGCGTCTCGACCGCTTCTTTCGCATGTTCGACAACCACAAGTACGCGTTCATCGACCCGGCCGAAGACCAACCGGAGCTGACGCACCTGGTCGAGGTGGACGGCGACCAGCCGTTCATCCTGCACCCCGGTGAGTTCGCCCTCGGCTCCACGTTCGAGCGCGTCTCGCTGCCCGACGACATCGCCGCCCGCCTCGAGGGCAAGAGCTCGCTCGGGCGCCTCGGCCTGCTGACCCACTCCACCGCGGGCTTCATCGATCCGGGATTCACCGGGCACGTCACGCTCGAGCTGAGCAACGTGGCCACGCTGCCGATCAAGCTCTGGCCGGGCATGAAGATCGGGCAGATGTGCTTCTTCAGGCTGTCATCGCCGGCCGAGAAGCCGTACGGCTCCGCCGCGTACAGCTCTCGGTATCAGGGGCAGCGCGGGCCGACGGCATCCCGTTCCTTCCTCAACTTCCACCGGACCGACGTCAGCGGCACGAGCGTCGACGAGCCGGCACAGGATGCCCCGGCGGTGACCCCGTGA